Within Seriola aureovittata isolate HTS-2021-v1 ecotype China chromosome 12, ASM2101889v1, whole genome shotgun sequence, the genomic segment AATTGTTGAATCAGACTTAATCTGACAATGTTCACAGTGTGGTGCTCTCTGAGACATGACTTGTCTCTGAGAGAAGTCAACTACAAGTTGTTGACGTTTTATGAATGAAGAGAATACTTTCAGCTTGGTGTCTCATTTTCACTGATGATTCAACCAGGAACATTGTATGTctattacactgtaaaaatccTAAGGATCACCTCAAATTATATATGGAAAAATGAACTTGGCaaagtttattttatcacaCAGCACCAGTTCAGCTGTTGCACGATTACTACAAGTAATCGTAACTCAGTGGTACCGTCATGGTATctacaagtgtgtgtgattttattttttatatttcaacagATTCAGACCAGAGAGCTCTTACTTCACAATAACAGAAGCAACACTCACATCAAGATGGATGAACTTCTCTGACCACAAAGACTTCTCATCAAATAAACCTCCCAAGAAGACAGCTGGTACCAACTGATTTATACTTTGATATTGTGATCACAAATTACTTTCCTTCATCATAATGATGTCTACAATAGCATCTGGATGTCGCTCAGTTATCAAGTCAGTTAGTTCAGTCTTTTCAACATCAAAAGTAGAAGAAATAAAGCCAACCACAAATTCTGCTGATTCACATCCTTTTGATTTACAACCAAATAACTATAATTCAGAGGAGCCAGAGTGCAGTAAACGGCTTGCTGATGCTGTTaaagaaaaaagcacaaagCTGAAACAGGAGACAGGGCCTCTCTCTGTTTATAAAATTCCCCTGATAGAAGAAAGCATCAATGTGGAGGGGTGTAAACGTTTCAGCTTTGGAAAAGAGTCCACTAAAGGTAATCGCACCATAATGGTTCTTGGAGCAACTGGTGCTGGCAAATCAACTCTTATCAATGGGATGATCAATTACATTCTCGGTGTTGAATGGGAGGATCAATATCGGTTTAAGTTATTTGACGAGGGTCAGTCGAAGTCACAAGCTGAAAGCCAGACTTCTGaagtcacagcatataaaatcAACCATCAGGAGAGTTTTAAGGTAGACTACTCACTGACCATTGTTGACACTCCAGGCTTTGGAGATACAAGAGGCATAGAAAGAGACAGGATGATCGTAGAGCAGCTGCGTAATCTCTTCTCCGCTAAACTTGGAGTCAGTGAGATTGACGCTGTGTGTTTCGTCGCTCAGGCTTCTTTAGCACGACTCACACCAACACAGAAATATGTGTTTGATTCAGTTCTCTCAATCTTTGGCAAAGATGTGGCAGAAAACATCAGGGTTCTGGTGACATTTGCAGATGGCCAACGTCCACCAGTTCTAGAGGCGATCAATGCTTCAGGTGTCCCATGTCCTAAAACAAAAGACGGACTGCCAGTTCACTTCAAGTTCAATAATTCAGCGTTGTttgcacaaaacaaatcatctgcagcagagagcatgagtgaggaagatgatgaagatggaggCTTTGATCAGATGTTTTGGAACATGGGGACAAAAAGCATGAAGAggttttttgttgctttaaatgTAATAGAGACCAAAAGTTTGACATTGACAAAGGAGGTCCTCAAAGAAAGACAGCAGCTTGAGATTTCAGTTGAGGGTTTGCAGAAGCAGGTTAAACTTGGTTTAGCCAAGGTAGAGGAGATAAAAGAGACAGCTGAACAACTTAAAGAGCATGAGGCAGAGATCAGCAGAAATGAAAACTTTGAGTTCTATGTCACTATCACAAAACCTTTTCAGTCTGATATTTCTGGAACTGGAATTTACCTGACCAACTGTCAGCAGTGTCATTTTACCTGCCACTATAATTGTGCCTTTGCAAATGATGCAGATAAAATACGTTGTCTGGCAATGACCAATGGAAACTGTACTCAGTGTCCAGGCAAATGTGTTTGGAGTGTACATCATAATCAGAAGTACAAATGGGAGTACaaggaagtgaaagaaaaaacaacagtgaaagagctgaaagaaaagtACCTTGAAGCCACAGAGGCTAAGGCGCCTGTGCAGGCACTGATTGACAAGCTGAAGGCTGAATATAATGCTGTGCAGGCTGAGGTGGTGGCATTGATGAAGAGATCTGCCGAGTGTCTAAACAGACTTAAAGAGATAGCACTGAAGCCAAACCCTCTCTCCACTCCAGAGTACATCGACATGCTCATTGAGGGAGAGAAATCTGAGGCCAAACCAGGCTGGAGGAAACGAGTTCAGGCTCTGATAGCCATGAGACAAAAAGCTGAGTACATGGCTAAagtagagagaggagagacactgCTCCAGAGTCCATCAACTGACTTCCAGTGTTTCAATCAAGGCCAAACAAAGAACAATGACAACCAAGACAAGGCCGTTCCCAGCAATGACAACACTGAGACTTATACCAACATAGACCAAGACAAGACCACATCAAAAGCAGACCAAGATGACAACGAGGCTGATACTGACCAAGACAAGACTGATACCAACATAGACCAAGACAAGACTGATACCAACAGTGAAACCAGCCAAAACCAAAATAGGGCAGATCCTGATCCCAAAGAAGtccaaaacagaacaaatattaATGCAGACCAAGACAAGACAGAGACTGATACCAACCAAGAGAAGATTGATCCCAGCAATGACAAGACTGAGACTTATACCAACATAGACCAAGACAAGACCACATCAAAAGCAGACCAAGATGACAACGAGGCTGATA encodes:
- the LOC130179408 gene encoding uncharacterized protein LOC130179408, which gives rise to MMSTIASGCRSVIKSVSSVFSTSKVEEIKPTTNSADSHPFDLQPNNYNSEEPECSKRLADAVKEKSTKLKQETGPLSVYKIPLIEESINVEGCKRFSFGKESTKGNRTIMVLGATGAGKSTLINGMINYILGVEWEDQYRFKLFDEGQSKSQAESQTSEVTAYKINHQESFKVDYSLTIVDTPGFGDTRGIERDRMIVEQLRNLFSAKLGVSEIDAVCFVAQASLARLTPTQKYVFDSVLSIFGKDVAENIRVLVTFADGQRPPVLEAINASGVPCPKTKDGLPVHFKFNNSALFAQNKSSAAESMSEEDDEDGGFDQMFWNMGTKSMKRFFVALNVIETKSLTLTKEVLKERQQLEISVEGLQKQVKLGLAKVEEIKETAEQLKEHEAEISRNENFEFYVTITKPFQSDISGTGIYLTNCQQCHFTCHYNCAFANDADKIRCLAMTNGNCTQCPGKCVWSVHHNQKYKWEYKEVKEKTTVKELKEKYLEATEAKAPVQALIDKLKAEYNAVQAEVVALMKRSAECLNRLKEIALKPNPLSTPEYIDMLIEGEKSEAKPGWRKRVQALIAMRQKAEYMAKVERGETLLQSPSTDFQCFNQGQTKNNDNQDKAVPSNDNTETYTNIDQDKTTSKADQDDNEADTDQDKTDTNIDQDKTDTNSETSQNQNRADPDPKEVQNRTNINADQDKTETDTNQEKIDPSNDKTETYTNIDQDKTTSKADQDDNEADTDQGKTNTNIDQDKTDTNSETSQNQNRADPDPKEVQNKTNINADQDKTETDTNQEKIDPSNDNTETYTNIDQDKTDTNIDQDKTDTNSETSQNQNRADPDPKEVQNRTNINADQDKTETDTNQEKIDPSNDKTETYTNIDQDKTTSKADQDDNEADTDQGKTNTNIDQDKTDTNSETSQNQNRADPDPKEVQNKTNINADQDKTETDTNQEKIDPSNDNTETYTNIDTSQ